A genomic stretch from Deltaproteobacteria bacterium includes:
- a CDS encoding winged helix-turn-helix domain-containing protein produces MAGRAKPEAASAGWTFLTNHAHVLLCLARDPEARMRDVATAVGITERAVQRIVADLEAEGYVSRHRDGRRNSYEVHGDLPLRHPIERHRKVSALVALVRERR; encoded by the coding sequence ATGGCAGGACGGGCAAAACCTGAAGCTGCTTCGGCGGGTTGGACGTTCCTCACCAACCACGCACACGTGTTGCTTTGCCTCGCGCGCGATCCCGAGGCCCGCATGCGCGACGTGGCCACGGCCGTGGGCATCACCGAGCGGGCGGTGCAGCGCATCGTGGCTGATCTGGAGGCAGAGGGTTACGTCTCGCGCCACCGCGACGGCCGACGCAACAGCTACGAGGTCCACGGGGACCTGCCGTTGCGGCACCCCATCGAGCGGCACCGGAAGGTGAGTGCGTTGGTGGCCCTGGTGCGCGAGCGACGCTGA
- a CDS encoding NADP-dependent isocitrate dehydrogenase codes for MERYRRNAAGQKRVTVIPGDGIGPEVVAASRRIIAAAGVDLAWEEREAGAAVFKKGLPSGVPPETIESIRETRVVLKGPLETPVGYGEKSANVTLRKLFETYGNLRPVRELPGVQTRFSGAGVDLVIVRENVEDLYAGIEHQQTPGVAQCLKLMSRAGCERIVRLAFEVARSEGRRSVHCATKANIMKHTEGLLKRTFEEVAREYPDIAAHHIIVDNCAHQLVRAPEQFEVIVTSNMNGDILSDLTSGLIGGLGFAPGANLGNEVAIFEAVHGSAPKYAGKDVINPTAVVLSAVMMLRHLDEAAAADTIENAVLATLEAGIFTRDVKGDAGSVGTSRFTDAVIARLGRRPEKWKVRERKALVLPQLPDSANPVVAKRRRTVGMDVFVESTEVPGELGLLLTQLAEDTPLRLKMISNRGTQVFPATGAMTACVDHWRCRFVLREPSGDLSEAGALQLLERVGRELRWMHVEKLAEFDGALGYTRAQGED; via the coding sequence ATGGAGCGGTATCGACGGAATGCGGCGGGGCAGAAGCGGGTCACGGTCATCCCCGGCGACGGCATAGGCCCGGAGGTGGTGGCAGCCTCTCGGCGGATCATCGCGGCGGCAGGCGTGGACCTCGCGTGGGAGGAGCGCGAGGCGGGCGCCGCGGTCTTCAAGAAGGGCCTGCCCTCGGGTGTGCCCCCGGAGACCATCGAGTCCATCCGCGAGACGCGGGTGGTGCTCAAGGGCCCCTTGGAGACGCCGGTGGGCTACGGCGAGAAGAGCGCCAACGTCACCTTGCGAAAGCTCTTCGAGACCTACGGCAACCTCCGGCCCGTGCGCGAGTTGCCGGGCGTGCAAACGCGCTTCTCCGGCGCCGGGGTGGACCTGGTGATCGTGCGCGAGAACGTGGAGGACCTCTACGCGGGCATCGAGCACCAGCAGACGCCCGGCGTGGCCCAGTGCCTCAAGCTCATGAGCCGAGCGGGCTGTGAGCGCATCGTCCGCCTGGCGTTCGAGGTGGCGCGCAGCGAGGGGCGGCGCTCGGTGCACTGTGCCACCAAGGCCAACATCATGAAGCACACCGAGGGCCTGCTGAAGCGGACCTTCGAGGAGGTGGCGCGCGAGTACCCGGACATCGCCGCGCACCACATCATCGTCGACAACTGCGCCCACCAGCTGGTGCGAGCCCCGGAGCAGTTCGAGGTGATCGTCACCTCCAACATGAACGGCGACATCCTCAGCGATCTCACCTCGGGCCTCATCGGCGGGCTGGGCTTCGCGCCGGGCGCCAACCTGGGCAACGAGGTGGCCATCTTCGAGGCGGTGCATGGCTCAGCGCCGAAGTACGCGGGCAAGGACGTCATCAATCCCACGGCGGTGGTGCTCTCCGCGGTGATGATGCTCCGCCACCTGGACGAGGCCGCCGCCGCGGACACCATCGAGAACGCCGTGCTGGCCACGCTGGAGGCGGGGATCTTCACGCGTGACGTGAAGGGCGACGCCGGCAGCGTCGGCACCAGCCGCTTCACCGACGCGGTGATCGCCCGCCTGGGCCGCCGGCCCGAGAAGTGGAAGGTGCGCGAGCGCAAGGCGCTGGTGCTCCCCCAGCTCCCGGACTCGGCCAACCCGGTGGTCGCCAAGCGGCGGCGCACGGTGGGCATGGACGTCTTCGTGGAGAGCACCGAGGTGCCGGGTGAGCTCGGGCTCTTGCTCACCCAGCTCGCCGAGGACACGCCGCTCCGGCTGAAGATGATCTCCAACCGCGGCACCCAGGTGTTCCCCGCCACCGGCGCCATGACCGCCTGCGTGGATCACTGGCGGTGCCGCTTCGTGCTCCGCGAGCCCAGCGGCGACCTGAGCGAGGCCGGAGCGCTCCAGTTGCTCGAGCGCGTGGGACGGGAGCTGCGGTGGATGCACGTGGAGAAGCTCGCGGAGTTCGACGGCGCCCTGGGCTACACCCGCGCGCAGGGGGAGGACTGA
- a CDS encoding DUF2256 domain-containing protein, which produces MPRGVRKEDLPPKACLTCGRPFTWRTRWARDWDPAKSCSALCRRRKRREVPS; this is translated from the coding sequence GTGCCGCGCGGCGTGCGCAAAGAGGACCTGCCCCCAAAGGCCTGCCTGACCTGCGGCCGGCCGTTCACGTGGCGGACGAGGTGGGCCCGCGACTGGGACCCGGCGAAGTCCTGCTCCGCGCTTTGCCGTCGCCGGAAGCGCCGCGAGGTTCCGTCGTGA
- a CDS encoding FAD-dependent oxidoreductase, whose protein sequence is MSSRNVAALNASHLARSEGQVVGCVIAAVFFAGLALGLPVLIRRRLHSYRVVVVRPDPAKPERPTKPVSVGVVGGGLAGIAAAEALARRGVAVTLFEAQPYLGGKLGAWTVDVAGESVWVSHGFHAFFDHYYNLNRFLDRLGLRARHRSIGEYVVIARNGERLRFGRRREAPGLNLLALAARGAFPVAPVLRAPLRDLMGLFLEYDPTRTHRELDHLSLADLDAVAPLPRGLKTAFNTFARAFFAHESELSLAELVKSFHFYYLSHDRGLIYGYPADEYERSLLLPIRSHLQALGVRLRLNTPVAQLERAGTLRINGEAFDQVVLAADAAATKQIMDGAQGLPSLFPDRSALRAGRPYAVLRLWTDRDIPADLPGFVITDRHTLLDAVAAVHRLEADSRRWVDRHGGAVLELHCYAVPDGFDEASIRAQLIAEAGLIFPALQGLAIRAEHLQLKRDFTAFHVGMHAARPGTESGEEGVHLAGDWVRLPFPAMLMEAAHASGLLAANAILASLGLREELVEAVPQRGLLADAPVPPARGRWLAEMAEHQAAALAPRDSPRPAE, encoded by the coding sequence GTGTCGAGCCGCAACGTCGCTGCCCTCAATGCATCCCACTTGGCTCGCTCCGAGGGCCAGGTGGTGGGATGCGTCATCGCGGCTGTGTTCTTCGCGGGGTTGGCCCTCGGGCTTCCCGTGCTCATCCGACGGCGACTCCATAGTTATCGCGTTGTGGTGGTGCGCCCGGATCCGGCGAAGCCCGAGCGCCCCACCAAGCCCGTCTCCGTGGGGGTCGTTGGGGGAGGACTTGCGGGCATCGCGGCCGCGGAGGCGCTGGCTCGCCGTGGTGTCGCGGTGACCCTCTTTGAGGCGCAGCCGTACCTTGGCGGGAAGCTGGGCGCCTGGACGGTCGACGTGGCTGGGGAATCAGTTTGGGTGAGTCACGGGTTCCACGCCTTCTTCGACCACTACTACAACCTCAACCGCTTTCTGGACCGTCTCGGCCTGCGAGCGCGGCATCGCAGCATCGGCGAGTACGTCGTGATCGCGCGGAATGGAGAGCGGCTTCGCTTCGGACGTCGGCGGGAAGCCCCTGGACTCAACCTGCTCGCGCTCGCCGCGCGAGGAGCGTTCCCTGTCGCGCCGGTCCTGCGAGCGCCGTTGCGGGACCTCATGGGCCTATTCCTCGAATACGACCCGACTCGAACGCATCGCGAGCTGGATCATCTTTCGCTCGCCGATCTGGACGCAGTCGCGCCGCTGCCTCGTGGACTCAAGACCGCTTTCAACACCTTTGCGCGAGCGTTCTTCGCGCATGAGTCCGAGCTCTCGCTCGCCGAGCTGGTGAAGAGCTTTCATTTCTATTACCTCAGCCATGATCGCGGTCTGATCTACGGGTACCCGGCGGACGAGTACGAGCGGTCGCTGCTCCTGCCGATCCGCTCGCACCTCCAGGCGCTGGGCGTTCGCCTGCGCTTGAACACGCCGGTCGCGCAGCTCGAGCGGGCAGGCACGCTGCGCATCAATGGCGAGGCCTTCGATCAGGTGGTGCTCGCGGCCGACGCAGCCGCGACCAAGCAGATCATGGACGGTGCGCAGGGGCTGCCAAGTCTCTTCCCGGATCGGAGCGCGCTCCGGGCAGGCAGGCCGTACGCCGTTCTCCGCCTCTGGACGGACCGAGACATCCCGGCAGACCTCCCAGGCTTTGTCATCACCGACCGACACACGCTTCTCGACGCCGTAGCCGCCGTACACCGGCTCGAGGCTGACTCGCGGCGGTGGGTCGACCGCCACGGCGGCGCCGTTCTCGAATTGCATTGCTATGCGGTGCCCGATGGCTTCGACGAGGCCTCCATCCGGGCACAGCTGATCGCCGAGGCCGGCCTCATATTTCCGGCGCTCCAGGGGCTCGCGATCCGAGCGGAGCACCTTCAGCTCAAGCGAGACTTCACCGCGTTTCACGTCGGCATGCATGCAGCGCGTCCCGGCACCGAGAGCGGAGAAGAGGGTGTTCACCTCGCCGGCGATTGGGTTCGGCTGCCGTTCCCGGCGATGTTGATGGAGGCCGCCCACGCGAGTGGTTTGCTCGCGGCGAACGCCATCCTCGCGAGTTTGGGTCTGCGCGAGGAACTCGTCGAGGCCGTGCCGCAGCGAGGCCTGCTCGCGGATGCGCCTGTGCCACCTGCGCGAGGCCGATGGCTGGCTGAGATGGCGGAGCACCAAGCGGCCGCCCTGGCGCCGAGGGATTCGCCGAGGCCAGCAGAGTGA
- a CDS encoding TonB-dependent receptor, which yields MRLILIWFGVAFACGAASPASGEPSTPGSVTRAPQVEQAAVAAYPPQALTEHLRGEVALQVDISESGQVLDVQVLKGAGHGFDEAAVEALKQFRFTPAQIDGKPASVRITYVYTFEPPEQPAAASPPPAPVNFTGTLLERGTRKPLVGVEVALPELGQSAVSDVNGQFSLAGVPEGEQRVVAVAPGYRRFETRERVTAGQLTTVVYYLESELFSPYESVVRGQRERKEVSQTTLTLEEVQKAPGTQGDGIKIVENLPGVAHAPGLGGELIIRGTSPEDSGVYLDGMRIPILFHFGGLTSVYNSDLLQSVDFLPGNSSVFYGDQIGGVVDVRSRAPRTDGFHGSVTLSLLDASVQLEGPITSTLSFALAGRRSFIDALLAAMPSGNDQAPDFAVAPRYQDAQLMLQWKPDAHNTVTLLAVTSDDVLGLVFQRPSDADPNVAGNFALETGFTQLRLRHRYVGPRLRVDTTALIGRDVISIDVGAAASVHILPHEYSLRSSVEYDVTDTFTAAAGVDTQYIRATLAAATTPQPREGEPPSPSSLQKTLVARGFYTEYLPAAWVEARLRLGPRLLLVPGLRTESYLYSDQQAPDRSVNPRLGMRFKLSDAWVLKAGAGEYHEPAQQGEPTAATGNPEIRAKRAEQFSLGTEWTIGAADFASLEGFYNAYSQLYVSNATPPPFIINDGVGRAYGAELLVRHALTQRFFGWLAYTLSRSERRDHTGDPWRPFDSDETHVLTVLGSYKLGAGWQLGARFRYATGTPFTPAVGAVRNDGLDIFAPIYGAVNSQRLPAFHQLDVRVDKTWVFDRWSLDAYLDLLNAYNHASVEGVTYNYNYSQREYFRGLPVLPVLGAKGSF from the coding sequence GTGCGCTTGATTCTGATCTGGTTTGGCGTGGCCTTCGCGTGCGGCGCAGCTTCGCCGGCATCCGGCGAGCCCTCGACGCCTGGCTCGGTAACGCGAGCCCCCCAGGTGGAGCAGGCTGCGGTTGCCGCCTATCCGCCGCAGGCTCTGACCGAGCACCTTCGCGGTGAAGTGGCGCTCCAGGTGGACATCTCCGAGTCGGGGCAGGTTCTCGACGTCCAGGTGTTGAAGGGAGCAGGTCACGGCTTCGATGAGGCTGCCGTCGAAGCGCTGAAGCAGTTCCGATTCACGCCCGCCCAGATCGACGGGAAGCCGGCGTCGGTGCGCATCACGTATGTCTACACGTTCGAGCCTCCCGAGCAGCCGGCGGCGGCGTCTCCACCGCCCGCACCGGTCAACTTCACGGGCACGCTGCTCGAGCGCGGCACACGCAAGCCGCTCGTGGGCGTGGAGGTGGCGCTTCCCGAGCTGGGGCAGTCCGCCGTCAGCGACGTGAACGGGCAGTTCTCGCTGGCTGGGGTTCCCGAGGGCGAGCAACGCGTGGTGGCGGTGGCGCCCGGCTATCGCCGCTTCGAGACGCGCGAGCGCGTGACGGCAGGCCAGCTCACCACGGTGGTCTATTACCTCGAGTCGGAGCTGTTCTCGCCCTACGAGTCCGTGGTTCGAGGACAGCGGGAGCGCAAAGAGGTCAGCCAAACCACGCTCACGCTCGAGGAGGTGCAGAAGGCTCCGGGCACGCAAGGCGACGGCATCAAGATCGTTGAGAACCTTCCGGGCGTCGCGCACGCGCCCGGCCTCGGCGGCGAGCTCATCATCCGCGGCACCAGCCCCGAGGACAGTGGCGTGTACCTCGACGGCATGCGCATTCCGATCCTCTTCCACTTTGGCGGCCTGACCTCGGTTTACAACTCCGATTTGCTTCAGTCGGTCGACTTCTTGCCCGGCAACTCCAGCGTCTTCTACGGCGACCAGATTGGCGGTGTCGTGGACGTCCGAAGTCGCGCGCCGCGGACAGACGGCTTTCACGGTTCCGTGACCTTGAGCCTGCTCGACGCAAGCGTGCAACTCGAAGGTCCCATCACCTCAACGCTCTCGTTCGCGCTGGCGGGACGTCGCTCGTTCATCGATGCGTTGCTGGCCGCGATGCCCTCGGGCAACGACCAGGCGCCGGACTTCGCGGTAGCGCCGCGGTATCAGGACGCGCAGTTGATGCTGCAGTGGAAGCCCGATGCCCACAACACCGTGACCCTGCTGGCGGTGACCAGCGACGATGTGCTCGGTTTGGTGTTTCAGCGACCGAGTGACGCGGATCCGAACGTGGCGGGCAACTTCGCTCTGGAGACGGGCTTTACGCAGCTCCGGTTGCGACACCGCTACGTCGGCCCTCGGCTTCGCGTAGACACCACCGCGTTGATCGGTCGCGACGTCATCTCCATCGATGTCGGCGCCGCGGCCTCGGTGCACATCCTGCCGCACGAGTATTCGCTTCGCAGCAGCGTCGAGTACGACGTCACGGACACGTTCACCGCTGCGGCCGGCGTGGACACCCAGTACATTCGCGCCACGCTGGCCGCCGCCACCACACCGCAGCCGCGCGAGGGGGAGCCGCCATCTCCCAGCTCCTTGCAGAAGACGCTCGTGGCGCGCGGCTTCTACACCGAGTACCTGCCGGCAGCTTGGGTGGAGGCGCGCTTGCGGCTCGGGCCCCGCCTGCTGCTGGTGCCCGGCCTTCGCACGGAGAGCTATCTCTACTCGGATCAGCAGGCGCCCGACCGCTCCGTGAATCCCCGACTGGGCATGCGCTTCAAGTTGTCCGACGCATGGGTGCTGAAGGCCGGTGCAGGCGAGTATCACGAGCCAGCCCAGCAGGGAGAGCCCACCGCGGCCACGGGTAACCCGGAGATTCGTGCCAAGCGCGCCGAACAGTTCTCTCTGGGTACGGAGTGGACCATCGGCGCGGCGGATTTCGCCAGCTTGGAAGGCTTCTACAATGCCTACTCACAACTGTACGTGAGCAACGCGACGCCACCGCCCTTCATCATCAACGATGGTGTGGGCCGGGCATATGGCGCGGAGTTGCTGGTCCGACACGCGCTGACCCAGCGCTTCTTCGGGTGGCTCGCGTACACATTGTCGCGAAGCGAGAGACGCGATCACACTGGCGACCCGTGGCGGCCGTTCGACAGCGACGAGACCCATGTCCTCACGGTGCTCGGTAGCTACAAGCTCGGCGCGGGCTGGCAACTGGGAGCGCGGTTCCGCTACGCGACCGGAACGCCGTTCACGCCGGCCGTGGGCGCCGTCCGAAACGATGGGCTCGACATCTTCGCGCCCATCTACGGCGCGGTGAACTCGCAGCGACTGCCAGCCTTTCACCAGCTCGACGTGCGCGTGGACAAGACCTGGGTCTTCGACCGCTGGAGCCTCGACGCCTATCTGGATCTGCTCAACGCCTACAACCACGCCTCGGTGGAGGGCGTGACTTATAATTACAACTATTCACAACGTGAGTACTTCAGAGGTCTCCCCGTCCTCCCGGTGCTCGGCGCCAAGGGGAGCTTCTGA
- the katG gene encoding catalase/peroxidase HPI, whose product MATEAKCPFPHGAGATTNRDWWPHELEVDLLHQHSAKSNPMGADFNYGREFQKLDFSALKKDLAALMTDSQPWWPADFGHYGPLFIRMAWHSAGTYRIGDGRGGGGRGQQRFAPLNSWPDNGNLDKARRLLWPIKQKYGRAISWADLMILAGNVALETMGFKTFGFGAGREDVWEPDQDVNWGSESKWLGGDKRYSGERQLEHPLGAAQMGLIYVNPEGPDGKPDPLAAARDIRETFARMAMNDEETVALIAGGHTFGKAHGAGPASHVGVEPGGAELEAQGMGWKSGFNSGVGADAITSGLEVTWTTTPTKWSNDFFKHLFGYEWELTKSPAGAHQWKPKGDAGAGTIPAAHGNQRLAPSMLTTDLALRFDPAYEKISRRFLEHPEQFAEAFARAWFKLTHRDMGPRARYLGPEVPVEELDWQDPLPDVEHPLVNEQDIGALKAKLLASGLTVAQLVSTAWASASTFRGSDKRGGANGARIRLSPQKDWAANDPAQLATVLQKLEGIQKDFNAAQKDGKRISLADLIVLGGAAAVEQAAKNAGQAVTVPFSPGRSDASQAQTDVESFAVLEPVADGFRNFTKAHYPVPEEVLLLDKAQLLTLTAPELTVLVGGLRVLGANAGGSKHGVFTQNPGVLTNDFFKNLLDMGTEWKPTSPARELFEGRDRKSGALKWTATRNDLVFGSNAQLRAIAEVYGSDDAHGKFVCDFVSAWTRVMNLDRFDLKRG is encoded by the coding sequence ATGGCAACCGAAGCGAAGTGTCCCTTTCCTCACGGCGCAGGAGCCACCACGAACCGCGACTGGTGGCCTCACGAGCTCGAGGTCGACCTGCTTCACCAGCACTCGGCCAAGTCCAACCCCATGGGCGCCGACTTCAACTATGGGCGCGAGTTCCAGAAGCTCGACTTCTCCGCGCTGAAGAAGGACCTCGCGGCGCTCATGACCGACTCGCAGCCGTGGTGGCCCGCTGACTTCGGCCACTACGGTCCGCTCTTCATCCGCATGGCCTGGCACAGCGCGGGCACCTACCGGATCGGTGATGGCCGCGGCGGCGGCGGGCGCGGACAGCAGCGCTTCGCGCCCCTCAACAGCTGGCCCGACAACGGCAACCTCGACAAGGCGCGCCGCCTGCTCTGGCCCATCAAGCAGAAGTACGGCCGCGCCATCTCCTGGGCCGACCTGATGATCCTCGCCGGCAACGTGGCCCTGGAGACCATGGGCTTCAAGACGTTCGGCTTCGGCGCCGGCCGCGAGGACGTGTGGGAGCCCGACCAGGACGTGAACTGGGGCAGCGAGTCCAAGTGGCTCGGCGGCGACAAGCGCTACTCCGGCGAACGCCAGCTCGAGCACCCGCTCGGCGCCGCGCAGATGGGCCTCATCTACGTGAACCCCGAGGGCCCCGACGGAAAGCCGGATCCGCTCGCCGCCGCACGCGACATCCGCGAGACCTTTGCGCGCATGGCCATGAACGACGAGGAGACCGTGGCGCTCATCGCCGGCGGTCACACCTTCGGCAAGGCGCACGGCGCGGGCCCCGCGTCGCACGTGGGCGTCGAACCCGGTGGCGCCGAGCTCGAGGCGCAGGGCATGGGCTGGAAGAGCGGCTTCAACAGCGGCGTGGGCGCGGACGCCATCACCAGCGGGCTCGAGGTCACCTGGACCACCACGCCCACCAAGTGGAGCAACGACTTCTTCAAGCACCTCTTCGGCTACGAGTGGGAGCTCACCAAGAGCCCCGCGGGCGCGCACCAGTGGAAGCCCAAGGGCGATGCGGGCGCGGGCACCATCCCCGCTGCGCACGGAAACCAGCGCCTCGCGCCGAGCATGCTCACCACGGATCTCGCGCTGCGCTTCGATCCTGCGTACGAGAAGATCTCGCGTCGATTCCTCGAGCACCCCGAGCAGTTCGCCGAGGCGTTCGCGCGCGCCTGGTTCAAGCTGACCCACCGCGACATGGGCCCGCGCGCGCGCTACCTCGGCCCCGAGGTCCCCGTCGAAGAGCTCGACTGGCAGGACCCGTTGCCCGACGTCGAGCACCCGCTGGTCAACGAGCAGGACATTGGTGCGCTGAAGGCCAAGCTGCTCGCGTCGGGCCTGACGGTGGCGCAACTGGTGTCCACGGCGTGGGCATCGGCGTCGACCTTCCGCGGCTCCGACAAGCGCGGCGGCGCGAACGGCGCGCGCATCCGCCTCTCGCCCCAGAAGGATTGGGCCGCGAACGATCCCGCGCAGCTCGCGACGGTGCTGCAGAAGCTCGAAGGCATCCAGAAGGACTTCAACGCCGCGCAGAAGGACGGCAAGCGCATCTCGCTCGCTGACCTCATCGTGCTCGGCGGCGCGGCGGCGGTGGAGCAGGCCGCGAAGAACGCGGGCCAGGCCGTGACCGTGCCGTTCAGCCCGGGCCGAAGCGATGCGTCGCAGGCGCAGACCGACGTTGAATCGTTCGCGGTGCTGGAGCCCGTGGCCGACGGCTTCCGCAACTTCACGAAGGCCCACTACCCCGTTCCCGAGGAGGTCCTTCTCCTCGACAAGGCGCAGCTCCTGACGCTGACCGCGCCCGAGTTGACGGTGCTCGTCGGCGGGCTTCGCGTGCTCGGCGCCAACGCGGGCGGCTCGAAGCACGGCGTGTTCACGCAGAACCCTGGCGTGCTCACGAACGACTTCTTCAAGAACCTGCTCGACATGGGCACCGAGTGGAAGCCCACCTCGCCTGCGCGCGAGCTCTTCGAGGGCCGCGATCGCAAGTCGGGCGCGCTCAAGTGGACCGCCACGCGCAACGATCTGGTGTTCGGTTCGAACGCGCAGCTCCGCGCCATTGCCGAGGTCTACGGCAGCGACGACGCGCACGGGAAGTTCGTTTGCGACTTCGTGTCCGCGTGGACCAGGGTGATGAACCTGGACCGCTTCGACCTGAAGCGCGGCTGA
- a CDS encoding glycosyltransferase family 1 protein, with amino-acid sequence MRVALLAPGSRGDVQPYIALGQALQALGHTCTLVTTLDHEALVRSYGLGLATVPLNVAAELQRAEATRALEGGGVIASFRLFAEIAKRSARSLAEVGLEASRGAGVLVTNFTTALVADAISRKLGVPLVQAYNVPVTSTSELPGALFPGLDFGRLSRRLGHRLTRAALWLTARASANAACVEVLGAKPAPRLPGPHAGLLPGRLIYGFSEALIPRPADWPQDVSATGFWFVEEPSTFTPPVELTRFLEDGPSPVCVGFGSMSTEKPDEVSALVLAAARAEGVRLVLLSGWAGLQPGLISKDVVALSAVPHAWLYPRCCAVVHHGGAGTTAAAVRAGVPAIVVPFHGDQPFWASRVRGLGLGPDPIPRRRLTVDRLAAAIRRATTDSALRLRAAAIGRRVREEQGALRAAEQIVGA; translated from the coding sequence ATGAGAGTCGCCCTCCTCGCGCCCGGCAGCCGCGGCGACGTGCAGCCGTACATCGCCCTGGGCCAGGCGCTCCAGGCGCTCGGTCACACCTGCACCCTGGTGACCACGCTCGATCACGAGGCGCTGGTCCGGTCCTATGGGCTGGGGCTGGCGACGGTCCCCCTGAATGTGGCCGCGGAGCTTCAACGCGCGGAGGCCACTCGGGCGCTCGAGGGCGGCGGGGTGATCGCTTCGTTTCGCCTGTTCGCCGAGATCGCCAAGCGCTCCGCGCGCTCCCTGGCGGAGGTTGGCCTCGAGGCGAGCCGAGGGGCCGGCGTGCTCGTCACCAACTTCACCACCGCGCTCGTCGCGGACGCCATCTCGCGCAAGCTCGGCGTGCCCCTGGTGCAGGCCTACAACGTGCCGGTCACGTCGACGTCCGAGCTTCCCGGCGCGCTCTTCCCAGGGCTCGACTTCGGCCGCCTCTCGCGGCGGCTCGGCCATCGACTCACGCGGGCCGCGCTGTGGTTGACCGCGCGCGCCTCCGCGAACGCCGCGTGTGTGGAGGTGCTGGGCGCGAAGCCTGCTCCGCGCCTCCCGGGGCCGCACGCAGGGCTCCTGCCCGGGCGACTGATCTACGGGTTCAGCGAAGCGCTCATCCCTCGCCCCGCCGACTGGCCGCAGGACGTCAGCGCCACCGGATTCTGGTTCGTCGAGGAGCCCAGCACCTTCACGCCGCCCGTCGAGCTGACGCGCTTTCTCGAGGACGGTCCGTCTCCGGTGTGTGTGGGCTTCGGCAGCATGAGCACCGAAAAGCCCGATGAGGTGAGCGCGCTGGTGCTTGCCGCTGCCAGGGCAGAGGGCGTGCGGCTGGTGCTGCTCTCCGGCTGGGCGGGCCTGCAGCCCGGGTTGATTTCGAAGGACGTCGTCGCGCTCAGCGCGGTGCCGCACGCGTGGCTGTACCCGCGCTGCTGCGCCGTCGTTCATCACGGCGGTGCAGGCACCACCGCTGCGGCCGTCCGTGCGGGCGTCCCGGCGATCGTGGTCCCCTTTCACGGCGATCAGCCCTTCTGGGCCTCGCGGGTGCGGGGCCTTGGCTTGGGGCCGGATCCGATTCCGCGCCGCAGGCTGACTGTGGACCGGCTGGCTGCGGCCATCCGGCGCGCCACCACGGACTCCGCGCTGCGCCTCCGCGCAGCGGCGATCGGGCGAAGGGTGCGCGAAGAGCAAGGCGCGCTTCGCGCTGCGGAGCAGATCGTTGGTGCGTGA
- a CDS encoding TetR/AcrR family transcriptional regulator: MVRRVLEVTLEELGRVGFARLSLPHVAERAGINKTSLYRRWATKDDLVSAALGLAVPVEGELLEHGDLERDLVELASTLGAFLASPAGMGLLRAVFADGDTSQTRRLSRTMWGGTARTAPRRVLERAVSRGELRRDADLDLLLFTVAGAVLHRCFVERRPADRHWAHGLVRLLAQGVGPSPKQATRRV; the protein is encoded by the coding sequence GTGGTCCGGCGCGTGCTCGAGGTGACCCTCGAGGAGCTGGGTCGCGTCGGCTTTGCGCGGCTGAGCCTGCCCCACGTGGCTGAGCGCGCGGGGATCAACAAGACCAGCCTCTACCGTCGGTGGGCCACGAAGGACGACCTGGTGAGCGCGGCGCTGGGCCTGGCCGTCCCGGTCGAAGGGGAGCTTCTCGAGCACGGCGATCTGGAGCGAGACCTCGTGGAGCTCGCTTCGACGCTGGGCGCGTTCCTCGCTTCGCCGGCCGGGATGGGGCTGCTGCGCGCCGTGTTCGCGGACGGCGACACCTCCCAGACCCGTCGGCTCTCGAGGACGATGTGGGGCGGCACCGCGCGAACGGCGCCCAGGCGCGTCCTCGAGCGAGCCGTGTCTCGCGGCGAGCTGCGTCGCGACGCGGATCTCGACCTGCTCCTCTTCACCGTTGCCGGTGCCGTGCTCCACCGCTGCTTCGTCGAGCGCCGGCCTGCCGACCGCCATTGGGCCCATGGGCTCGTTCGACTGCTCGCGCAGGGCGTGGGCCCATCTCCGAAGCAGGCCACGCGGCGCGTCTAG